GCTTCTATAAGGGAGTGGGGAGAGCTGTGGGATAGATACTATAGGGTTAAGCTCTTAGCACCAATAGCATTTCTATCAGCTGGAAGTAAAATGGTTTCAGAGGAATTTGTTGACGAAAATAGGATTAGGATAGTTAGGGAGAGTGGTGGAACAAGATTTGTGTTCTATATAAATAACTCTGATGAGCTTTGGATAGATAGAGATATAATTGTTCAGCCAAGAGATACAAAGATTATTGTCTATAATCTTGTTGTTGGAGATATAGAGATTGTTGAATCTAATCTAAATCTATTGAATGTTATTGAAAACAATGTTATACTCTATGATGTTCCTGGCCATAGCTATAGAGTTATTGTTAAAGGTATAGATAGTGGCGTATGTCGCAATGCTTCTCTTGATGTAGATGGAGATAGATATGTTGTTAGGGGTAGTGTTCTAGAAGATGATGTTGCTGGATGCCTAGTTGTATCTAGGGGTAAGGAGTATAGGATTCTCATAGTCCCTCAGCATATGGCTGAAAGAACATGGTTTATAGATAACAGGTTTATTGTTTCTAATACATATCTTGTTAGGGACTGGAATAGGGATAGAATAGTTGTTGAAGCTTCTAGAGGTAGAAATATCCTCTATATACCGTATAAGACAAGTGTTGGTGAATATATTGAGAGTCTTAAGATGAGTAGAATAGTATTTGATTCTGAGCCTGTAGAGCCAAAGATAGATATTTTGTCTATAGCTATAGCACCTCTATCCAAGGAACATATACTGGATATAGATAGGGTTGCTCCTCTGGAGGAGCTTGGGATATATAGACATGACTACTATATCTATTCAACACATATTGATAGAGATAGCGATATCTATGTTAGGGCAAATGACTATATAGCTGTTATAAATAATGGAAAGATTATTGCATCAGGGTTTATATCTATATCTACAAAGGTTGAGAGAGGTGATATAGATATAGTTGTAGAGCCTCTTGGTCATCCAAATGATGGTATAGTACCAAGTTTCACAGGTTTGCTGTCACCTATACTAGTTGAGAAGATTAGGAGTGTAGATCTAGAGGTTGTTGGCTATGGACTTGTAGATCTTGGACATAGATATAGACCAGGTATAGCTACTTCCCATAGCCATAGCTATCTAATTAATAGAGAGATAAGAGAGTTTGTCTCTAGAGCTATATGGTATAAAGAGCTACCGGAACTCAGACAGTGGACAGGTATCATATATATAAAGTCTAGGTTTATTGGTGAAAAGAAGCCATCTGTATTGAGACTAGATATCTCTGGATATCCTTCATATGGACACATAGTTGTTCTGGTCAATGGTATAGAGATTTATAGAGGTCTCGATAGAGAGATCTACATAGATCCGTCAATTCTTAGAGATGGTGAAAACGAGGTTATTGTTGGGCTACATCTATATAATGTAGATGGCAAACCAGGGATAGGGCTTAGAGGTAGTGTAGCTATATATAGAGACAAGATCGAGAGATTTTCTATACATAGATTTGTTGACTCTAAAAACTATAGAGATACAAAGATCCCAATAGAGATATCGAAACCCTCTATAGTTGTTATAAGATTTGGATTAGATAGAAAGGAGAATATTGTTGCACCTATGTATCTAGAGATAGAGGGAGAAGTCGTAGCTCAGATATATTTGAATAATAGGTTTATAGGTAGATACTATTGGGTTGGACCGCAAACAAAATTCTATCTGCCAGAGCCATACCTAGATAGAGAGAATGAGGTAAAGCTAGTTGTAGTACCAATACATGGGAAGGCTCAGATAACAAAGATAGCTATAGAGCCATATTTCAAGAACCAAATAATAGAATTGTCACTAAGATAATCTATATTAACTGTCGTTAGAGAAGGGTGTATGAAAAGATATTGAAAAGGTTATTGTATATAGATCTCAGAGCGAATCCCTAAGCATTATTTAGAAGAAGGATGGTAATGAGATGAAATCTTCATAGATATTATGTAGAAGACTTATAAGCATCTAGTATCTATCTAAGCACATGGGCATAGGATATAGACAGCTCTTTAGAAAATCTATTGATGCTATAAAGAGAGTTATCGATGTTGCTTTTGGTAGAGAGTCTGCTGATCTTGTTCTTGAGAATGCTACTCTTGTAAATGTTGTAACGGGGGAGATACTTGATAGAGTCTCTATAGCTATAGCTGATAGGTATATAGCTATAGTCTCAGAGGAAAGAGTTGGAGGTATAAGAGCTCTAAATAGTGTGGATCTTAGGGGTATGTATATAGTTCCAGGGTTCATAGATGCTCATGTCCATATAGAATCGTCATTTCTATCGCCAGAGGAATTCTCAAGGGTTGCAGAGCTTCATGGAACTACGCTAGCTGTTATAGATCCACATGAGCTTGCTAATATTGGTGGGAGAAGATTTCTAGAGCTGTTGCTAGAATTTATTACTGGTTGTGGTGATAGATGTATAAAGCTATTGGTTCAGATACCTAGCTGTGTACCACCATCAAAAGATTCATATGTTCTTGATACACCTGGATCCATCTTATCTATGGATGATATAGCTATTCTCATTGAGAAGGGTTTTCATAGTCTTGGAGAGGTTATGGATTTTGAATCTATTGTTAATGGCGATGAAGATACTCTTAACAGGGTCATATATAGTTTAGATCATGGACTTAGGGTATACGGACATATGCCAGTAAATGATATTGGCGCTCTAAATATCTATTTCTCAACAGGTATAAGCTCTGACCATGAGATTTCTACATATGGAGAATTTGTTGAGAGGGTTAGACGTGGTGTATATGCAATGGTTAGAGGTGGTGGTGCTTGGGATGATGTTTCACGTATAATACCTGGGATTGCTAAGAGTGGGATTGATACTAGGAGGCTTATACTTGTAACAGATGATATATCTGTTATTGATCTTGTTGAAAAGGGTTATATGGATAGAGTTGTTAGGGAGGCTATAGAATATGGCTTAGATCCTGTTAGAGCTATACAAGCTGTAACTATTAATCCTGCTGAATATCTGAGGATAGATGACTATGTAGGTATTATTGCCCCAGGTAGATTTGCTGATATGGTTATTCTTAGAGATCTTAGGAGTGTTGATGTCTTTGGCGTTATAAGGGATGGTGTTATGAGGGTGTGGAATGGTGATAGAGTTAGAGATATAGATACGAGGAAGATCGATGATTCTTTAGCAAAACAGTTTAGGGTTATGAATGTCAATCCTATGGCTAGCTGGAGAGATCTTGTGATTAGTGCTCCAGATAATGTTTCTAGAGCTATTGTAAGGGTTATTGTTATTAGACCTGGGGAAACTATTAGTAGAGCTGAGATAGCTGAACTACCTATATACAATGGCTATATAGCTTCTGATCCAAGTAGAGGTATTCTACATATAGCTGTTGTTGATAGATATAGAGCTAGTCGAGATATTGGCAAAGGCTTTATAAAGATTGTTCCTATGGCTAGAAGGGGTGCTATAGCCCAGAGCTATGCCCATGATACACACAATATTGTTGTTATTGGCTCTGACCCCATAAACATGTATATAGCTTTAAACGAGGTTGTAAGGATTGGTGGAGGTATAGCTGTTGTAGCTGATGAAAAACCTGTAGCTGTATTAGATCTTGGGATAGGGGGTGTTATGAGTGTTAAACCCCTTGAAACTGTGTATAGATTTATGAAGAGTATTGAGAATAGTGTTATAGAGCTTTTCAGTGGTGCTCCCCCTAGAGATTTCCTCATATCTTTATCACTCATAAGCCTTACTGTTATTCCAGAGGTTAGACTCACTACTAAAGGTCTTGTAGATGTCTCTAGTAGGAGGGTTATAGATGTGGTAGTTAGATATATGTAGAGGTGGTTGTATGGGGTTTAGAGAAAAGCTCTCGAATGCTATAAGAGCTATAGATTTTGGAGATATCTATCTAAGGCCATCTCTATCACCTGTAGATCCAAATGAGGTTGATACTAGTACAAGATTTACTAGGAATATTAGGATAAAGATACCAATAGTTTCATCGCCTATGGATACAGTTACAGAGCTTGATATGGCTATAGCTATGGCTCTTCTTGGAGGTATAGGTGTTGTCCATAGGAATATGTCTATAGATCAACAGCTAGATATTGTTAGGAAGGTGAAGGAGCATCCACCGATAAGACTTAGAAGAATCTATGTATCTATAGGTGATAGCTGTAGATATGCTTTAGAGATTATGAAGAGCTATGGAATTAGATCTATACCTGTAGTTGATAGTGATACAAAGGTTGTTGGCTATGTATATATACATGATGTATTGGATAGAGAGTCTATGTATAAACCTGTGGCAATGTGTATGAGGTCTGGTGAGATATATAGTGTTAGAGATATTGAGAGAGCTAGAGATAGCGTTATTAGGGGGTCTATGGATACAGTTGCTATTGTTAGTCATAACGGTGATTACCTCGGTACCTTAACACTTGACGATGCTCTCCTAGATGTTACACCATCGCTAGATGAAAATGGTTCTCTACTTGTAGCTGCAGCTATATCTCCATATGATTTTGCTAGAGCTGAGAAGCTCGATAGATATGTAGATGCATTTGTATCTGATGTAGCTCACTTCCATAACATAAACGTTATTAGAGCATCTAAAGAACTTGTTAAGAAGATCTCTGCAGATTTTGTGGCTGGTAATATAGCTACATATGATGCTACTATAGATGTTTTGACCCATATAGATAGAGTTGATGCTTTTAGAGTTGGTCTTGGCGGAGGATCTATATGTACAACACCACAGGTAGCAGGAGCATATATACCTACTCTATGGGGTGTTGCAGAGGTTAGAGATGCTTTAGAGGATCAGAAGGTGGATATACCTATAATTGCTGACGGTGGTATTAGAACAGGTGGAGATATTGTAAAGGCTCTTGCTACAGGTGCTAGTAGTGCTATGGTTGGATATCTAGTTGCTGGAACAGATGAAGCTTCTGCACCTATAATAGCTATAGGGGATAATCTATATAAACCGTATAGAGGTATGGCGAGTATAGGGGCTATGAAGAGAAGATTTGCTGTTGATAGATATAGTAGAGTTTCTAAGAGGGTTGCAGAAGGTGTTGAGGGTCTTGTACCATATAGAGGCTCTGTCTATAACGTTATACAAGATGTGGTAGAAGCTATTAGAGCTGGCATGGGATATGCAGGGGCGAGAACAGTAGAGGAGCTGTGGAGCAAGGCTATATTCATATCTACAAGGTCTAAGGATAAACCAGTGGATCTACATATATAGCACATAATATTTTGTCTCTAAGACTCTCTTCTTTCCTCCTGCTTCTTCTCCTGCTGTTCCCTAAGCTTCTTATATGCTAATCCAACCATTATAGATGCATATATATGTAACTTCCATGCCTCAGGTCTATCACCATACTCATCAGTAACCTTTCTAGCCAACTCCCTAAGCTCTAGAGCCTCCTCAAGAGTAAGCTCATCCTTCTCTAAAAGCTCTTTTATCCTCATCCACTCCTCCTTAGTAAGAGGATTCATCATAGCAATTCTAACAACTCTAGAAGCCTCATTCCTAATCATAGTTGCTTCCAATGGCTTTAAAATACCTTGTGAAACCATATACTCGATAAAGAACTCTTGATAAGACCTAAAAGCTTCTCCAATCCTATTAATCCTAGAATCTACATAGTTCTTCAACCAGTTGAACTTGTCATCAACATATCTTCTCATCTCATCAAATCTATTATCTATAGCCTCAAACCTTCTGTTAATTTCATCAAATCTTCTATCAATCTCCTTAAACCTCTCATCTATTTGCTGAAACCTCATATCAATCTCTCTAAATCTAGCATCAATCTCTGCAAATTTTCTACCTAGCCAATATATCATTCCTCCAAGAGTTGTTAGAATAGATATAGCTGTAGCTACTATGGCAACTATAGTTGCTATATCTACAACCATTGTAACACCTATTATAATATCGCTTTAGAGAACTTATATGTGTATCCGTAAGCATGTTTTTATAGACAGTCAATACTTTTTACTAGGTATAGATATGGCTATGAAAAGGTTTGGGATATAGCTAAAAAAATGATTTGAATAGAACTACTTTTTCCTTAATATAAATCCTAATGCTATTCCTATGATAGCTATTATAGCTCCTATAGCTATTGTTGTCATAGATATTTTCTCTATTGTTGTTGTAGATATGGATACAGTTGTTGTTGTGACTATAGATGTAACTGTCTGTGTAATGGTTTGTAGAACTGTTGTTGGAATAGTTATGCTCTCTGTAACTATTTTCGTCGCAGTCTGTGTAACTGTTGTAGTGAGTGTTGTGTATTGTTGTAGTTGTGTTGGTATGGTCGTTGTATAATATGTTGTTGTAGGTGTATATATTTCTGTTACTGCTCCTATACCTCCTATAGCTGTTAATGGGCTGATAAGAGTGCTAAATGTTGGTGTAAATAGAGATCCGCTATATGCAAGAGTTGCAGCTCTATAGATATTTGAGGTAATGGCTGGATCAGATGCTACATCAATAGTTGTTACAATATTCATTGGTAGCAGCATCTTTACTGGTTCTAGGACTGATATAATGATTTGTACAACTCTTTTTGTAGCTTCATATCCTGATAGGGTTGAGTGTATAATTCTTATACCCTTTGCACTAAGACTTACATCGGCTACACCTTTACCTATACTACCTTCAAAGGATATACTCATATTTGATGGTATTGGCACAAGTTCTTGTAGAAATCCAAGGGCTTCTCTACCCTCTTTAGATAATACAAGATTTGATATAGCCTCTGTAATCAGCTTGGCATTAATCTTAGCAAAATCTATTGTAAGACCATTATAATCGAAATTAATGTTGCTAACCATTTTCGTATAGCATTTATCTCCAAGAGATGTGCCCTCAGCTCTAAGCTGTACAATATTATTTAGCTGAATAGCTCTATACATATCGGTATACTTTTTAACAAGATCAATATTTGTTATATTCATATATAGAGCCATAGCTATCTGGTCAACGGCAGTAGAAACATTGAATCTTATTACATCTACATCATCTCTACTCTCTACAGATATCCTTATATCTTTAAACGATACCCAGTTGATTCCCTGTGACATAAGCTGCATGTTCATCATATCTGGGGTAAGTATTGAAAACATTGATAGCTGTTCTCTTGGAATCGCACCAGCTGGTATCTCTATATATCCACTATATGTAGATAGAGCATTGTATTTTTCATCTATTACCGAGCGACTTGATAGATAGAGCCTCACAACCTCAACTCTATCTTTAGCAGGGTTAAAGTTATAGGTAGTCATGTTTGCATTGGTTATATAGTCTCCTCCACTCCCACTAGCCACAATATCCATTGAGAAGTTCCCGCCATAACAACTATATGGATTTACCATATCTATTGAGAAACTTGCAGAACCTGTATATCTAGAGTCTATGTATGTGGTATATGCATTTAGACTCATCTTACTCTCTGTATCGCCTGGGGCACTACCTCTATAGCTAGCATCTATATCTATTTCAACACCATTCTCAACACCTCTAATATATATGTTTATATTTGGCATCT
Above is a genomic segment from Ignisphaera aggregans DSM 17230 containing:
- a CDS encoding hypothetical protein (KEGG: hypothetical protein~SPTR: B6AJU7 Putative uncharacterized protein) — translated: MGISRRYIVGVALIAIAIMVIPIISSVYSQMPNINIYIRGVENGVEIDIDASYRGSAPGDTESKMSLNAYTTYIDSRYTGSASFSIDMVNPYSCYGGNFSMDIVASGSGGDYITNANMTTYNFNPAKDRVEVVRLYLSSRSVIDEKYNALSTYSGYIEIPAGAIPREQLSMFSILTPDMMNMQLMSQGINWVSFKDIRISVESRDDVDVIRFNVSTAVDQIAMALYMNITNIDLVKKYTDMYRAIQLNNIVQLRAEGTSLGDKCYTKMVSNINFDYNGLTIDFAKINAKLITEAISNLVLSKEGREALGFLQELVPIPSNMSISFEGSIGKGVADVSLSAKGIRIIHSTLSGYEATKRVVQIIISVLEPVKMLLPMNIVTTIDVASDPAITSNIYRAATLAYSGSLFTPTFSTLISPLTAIGGIGAVTEIYTPTTTYYTTTIPTQLQQYTTLTTTVTQTATKIVTESITIPTTVLQTITQTVTSIVTTTTVSISTTTIEKISMTTIAIGAIIAIIGIALGFILRKK
- a CDS encoding Beta-galactosidase (COGs: COG1874 Beta-galactosidase~InterPro IPR001944:IPR013529:IPR002345~KEGG: cma:Cmaq_0900 beta-galactosidase~PFAM: glycoside hydrolase family 35; Glycoside hydrolase family 42 domain protein~PRIAM: Beta-galactosidase~SPTR: A8MD78 Beta-galactosidase~PFAM: Glycosyl hydrolases family 35~TIGRFAM: glutamate--cysteine ligase/gamma-glutamylcysteine synthetase, Streptococcus agalactiae type), whose protein sequence is MGMSQVLLCGEMHYFRIPSGLWFDRLLKLKRAGFNCVNIYFAWNYHEVEPGVFDVSGERDFTRFIEIARDLGLYVVARVGPYICSEWDNGGLPDWLISKDLVPRSLDPSYFRYAERWLRFVLSMLSRYSVKRGGNLVAVQLENEYFWGDIPYHMRLKDIAREVGIDVDLYTNMNRYARNTDFIDSIDLYPRPWDIKSVINAFKDLLETQPGRNLKIMEYEGGWFSAIGKPLPTERGSFPPNWTKMLLTLAIAYGADLISFYMFHGGTNFGYWTGRWITTTYDYEASIREWGELWDRYYRVKLLAPIAFLSAGSKMVSEEFVDENRIRIVRESGGTRFVFYINNSDELWIDRDIIVQPRDTKIIVYNLVVGDIEIVESNLNLLNVIENNVILYDVPGHSYRVIVKGIDSGVCRNASLDVDGDRYVVRGSVLEDDVAGCLVVSRGKEYRILIVPQHMAERTWFIDNRFIVSNTYLVRDWNRDRIVVEASRGRNILYIPYKTSVGEYIESLKMSRIVFDSEPVEPKIDILSIAIAPLSKEHILDIDRVAPLEELGIYRHDYYIYSTHIDRDSDIYVRANDYIAVINNGKIIASGFISISTKVERGDIDIVVEPLGHPNDGIVPSFTGLLSPILVEKIRSVDLEVVGYGLVDLGHRYRPGIATSHSHSYLINREIREFVSRAIWYKELPELRQWTGIIYIKSRFIGEKKPSVLRLDISGYPSYGHIVVLVNGIEIYRGLDREIYIDPSILRDGENEVIVGLHLYNVDGKPGIGLRGSVAIYRDKIERFSIHRFVDSKNYRDTKIPIEISKPSIVVIRFGLDRKENIVAPMYLEIEGEVVAQIYLNNRFIGRYYWVGPQTKFYLPEPYLDRENEVKLVVVPIHGKAQITKIAIEPYFKNQIIELSLR
- a CDS encoding Adenine deaminase (COGs: COG1001 Adenine deaminase~InterPro IPR006680:IPR019775~KEGG: smr:Smar_0382 adenine deaminase~PFAM: amidohydrolase~PRIAM: Adenine deaminase~SPTR: A3DLI4 Adenine deaminase~PFAM: Amidohydrolase family~TIGRFAM: adenine deaminase) — protein: MGIGYRQLFRKSIDAIKRVIDVAFGRESADLVLENATLVNVVTGEILDRVSIAIADRYIAIVSEERVGGIRALNSVDLRGMYIVPGFIDAHVHIESSFLSPEEFSRVAELHGTTLAVIDPHELANIGGRRFLELLLEFITGCGDRCIKLLVQIPSCVPPSKDSYVLDTPGSILSMDDIAILIEKGFHSLGEVMDFESIVNGDEDTLNRVIYSLDHGLRVYGHMPVNDIGALNIYFSTGISSDHEISTYGEFVERVRRGVYAMVRGGGAWDDVSRIIPGIAKSGIDTRRLILVTDDISVIDLVEKGYMDRVVREAIEYGLDPVRAIQAVTINPAEYLRIDDYVGIIAPGRFADMVILRDLRSVDVFGVIRDGVMRVWNGDRVRDIDTRKIDDSLAKQFRVMNVNPMASWRDLVISAPDNVSRAIVRVIVIRPGETISRAEIAELPIYNGYIASDPSRGILHIAVVDRYRASRDIGKGFIKIVPMARRGAIAQSYAHDTHNIVVIGSDPINMYIALNEVVRIGGGIAVVADEKPVAVLDLGIGGVMSVKPLETVYRFMKSIENSVIELFSGAPPRDFLISLSLISLTVIPEVRLTTKGLVDVSSRRVIDVVVRYM
- a CDS encoding conserved hypothetical protein (KEGG: cma:Cmaq_1997 hypothetical protein~SPTR: A8MC28 Putative uncharacterized protein): MVVDIATIVAIVATAISILTTLGGMIYWLGRKFAEIDARFREIDMRFQQIDERFKEIDRRFDEINRRFEAIDNRFDEMRRYVDDKFNWLKNYVDSRINRIGEAFRSYQEFFIEYMVSQGILKPLEATMIRNEASRVVRIAMMNPLTKEEWMRIKELLEKDELTLEEALELRELARKVTDEYGDRPEAWKLHIYASIMVGLAYKKLREQQEKKQEERRES
- a CDS encoding IMP dehydrogenase (COGs: COG0516 IMP dehydrogenase/GMP reductase~InterPro IPR001093:IPR000644:IPR002932~KEGG: cma:Cmaq_1624 malate dehydrogenase~PFAM: IMP dehydrogenase/GMP reductase; CBS domain containing protein; ferredoxin-dependent glutamate synthase~PRIAM: IMP dehydrogenase~SMART: CBS domain containing protein~SPTR: A8M9X6 Malate dehydrogenase~PFAM: CBS domain; IMP dehydrogenase / GMP reductase domain~TIGRFAM: inosine-5'-monophosphate dehydrogenase), yielding MGFREKLSNAIRAIDFGDIYLRPSLSPVDPNEVDTSTRFTRNIRIKIPIVSSPMDTVTELDMAIAMALLGGIGVVHRNMSIDQQLDIVRKVKEHPPIRLRRIYVSIGDSCRYALEIMKSYGIRSIPVVDSDTKVVGYVYIHDVLDRESMYKPVAMCMRSGEIYSVRDIERARDSVIRGSMDTVAIVSHNGDYLGTLTLDDALLDVTPSLDENGSLLVAAAISPYDFARAEKLDRYVDAFVSDVAHFHNINVIRASKELVKKISADFVAGNIATYDATIDVLTHIDRVDAFRVGLGGGSICTTPQVAGAYIPTLWGVAEVRDALEDQKVDIPIIADGGIRTGGDIVKALATGASSAMVGYLVAGTDEASAPIIAIGDNLYKPYRGMASIGAMKRRFAVDRYSRVSKRVAEGVEGLVPYRGSVYNVIQDVVEAIRAGMGYAGARTVEELWSKAIFISTRSKDKPVDLHI